A genomic region of Myxosarcina sp. GI1 contains the following coding sequences:
- a CDS encoding chaperonin family protein RbcX codes for MQPKDIAKETAKVLQSYLTYQAVKVIIEQLNETNPGAAIWLRQFSSGNKLQNGEAYLEEIMSQPRGKEFALRIMTVRESIAEQTLEFLPEMVATGIMQANLLHRRHLLERLTQTEAEASQSTENSLDSIEPKESSE; via the coding sequence ATGCAACCAAAAGACATTGCCAAAGAGACGGCGAAAGTTTTGCAGAGTTACCTGACTTACCAGGCGGTAAAAGTAATCATCGAGCAGCTAAACGAAACTAACCCTGGTGCTGCTATTTGGCTGCGGCAATTTTCTTCGGGAAACAAGCTTCAAAATGGCGAAGCCTATTTAGAAGAAATTATGTCTCAACCGAGGGGTAAAGAGTTCGCTTTAAGGATTATGACCGTTCGTGAAAGTATTGCCGAGCAAACTTTGGAATTTTTACCAGAGATGGTGGCTACAGGAATTATGCAGGCAAACTTATTGCACCGCCGTCATCTTTTGGAACGTCTTACTCAAACAGAAGCTGAAGCATCTCAGTCTACTGAAAATAGTTTGGATTCAATAGAGCCAAAAGAATCTTCTGAGTGA
- a CDS encoding ribulose bisphosphate carboxylase small subunit, with product MKTLPKDKRYETLSFLPPLTDQQIIKQIDYMLDQGFIPAVEFEKNPSPSLHHWTLWKLPLFDANSPQDVLTEVRECRSEYSDCYIRVVGFDNIKQCQTVSFIVYKPNSNRY from the coding sequence ATGAAAACATTACCAAAAGATAAACGTTACGAAACTCTTTCGTTTTTGCCTCCTCTAACCGACCAGCAAATTATCAAGCAAATTGACTACATGCTAGATCAAGGCTTTATTCCTGCGGTCGAATTTGAAAAAAATCCCTCTCCTAGTTTGCACCATTGGACTTTATGGAAACTACCTTTGTTCGACGCTAACAGCCCCCAAGACGTACTTACAGAAGTTCGCGAATGTCGTTCGGAATATTCTGACTGTTACATCCGCGTTGTAGGTTTTGACAACATTAAGCAGTGTCAAACTGTTAGCTTTATCGTTTACAAGCCCAACTCTAACCGCTACTAA